One region of Salvia miltiorrhiza cultivar Shanhuang (shh) chromosome 3, IMPLAD_Smil_shh, whole genome shotgun sequence genomic DNA includes:
- the LOC131017963 gene encoding cell division control protein 48 homolog C-like isoform X6 encodes MDEPTRKRQKIDETRNASRQIEVFRASASASYSDSNGRELDPSKSDESGGDGSETRDGARRDANGVNGAIIGDLGGVNELGGGKREMNKNGDGEGRDVNKNNWPMFSDLGGYNIRNRIGKFREVIVPLHQWKLLRHFGAVPMTAILLHGPPGCGKTAMARALGNEAGVPFYETSAAALMPGVSEMGSLRPCPVKQLMACMDEREPVNDGSDSESGPGYVLMIGATSKPDALDPALRRRFNREFYIGVPENIERYDILSVLTRNLKVEVGFDLLKLAGWTRGFVAGDLVALVKEARMVAVKSAIYKRVFEDREEQSFDVLFRERSRKAFSDEELENLSLTMGHFVEAGSMVQPSAEMEGFSTTPYTKWDDVGGLQLLKLEFERCVVKPIKFPLVYQARELPNFGDQSDLVVQNIFSYARTHPPCIVFFDQLDVMTSCGDEDRDRDKDRGKGKGEGKGEDEDKAEDDDEEDDDDGIGWCDWPWPDFRQLISKIAGFTTTTRGVYVIGASSRPEIMSHTLPIKNYFESVVYVPLPTPEERGAILKALARDKPIDANVDLMALGKDVACENFSGADLWRLMRKAAQFAIDRPSLSCGGCVTIKDADFKRALAKVSPSLSCTELKNWELHAEKIQVDFPM; translated from the exons ATGGACGAGCCAACTAGGAAACGGCAAAAAATAGACGAGACTCGGAATGCGAGTAGGCAAATTGAGGTATTTAGGGCATCCGCTTCTGCTAGTTATTCGGATTCCAACGGTAGGGAACTCGATCCTTCTAAGAGTGATGAATCTGGTGGTGATGGGAGTGAGACGCGCGACGGTGCGAGGAGGGATGCAAATGGGGTTAATGGGGCAATTATTGGGGATTTAGGGGGAGTTAATGAATTAGGCGGTGGTAAGAGAGAGATGAACAAGAATGGCGACGGTGAGGGGAGGGATGTGAATAAGAATAACTGGCCGATGTTTAGTGATCTTGGTGGGTATAATATAAGGAATAGGATTGGAAAATTTCGGGAGGTGATTGTGCCACTGCATCAGTGGAAGTTACTACGCCACTTTGGAGCCGTACCTATGACAGCAATTCTGTTGCACGGGCCACCGGGGTGTGGGAAAACCGCAATGGCCCGAGCCTTGGGCAATGAGGCTGGAGTGCCGTTCTATGAAACATCTGCTGCTGCATTGATGCCTGGTGTTTCTG AAATGGGAAGTTTGAGACCATGCCCAGTAAAACAGTTGATGGCTTGTATGGATGAACGTGAACCTGTAAATGACGGTTCTGATTCTGAAAGTGGACCTGGCTATGTGCTGATGATTGGAGCAACCAGTAAACCTGATGCTCTTGACCCTGCCTTAAGGCGGCGGTTTAATCGTGAATTTTATATAGGTGTTCCAGAGAACATTGAACGTTATGACATACTATCTGTTCTAACACGTAATCTTAAGGTTGAAGTTGGTTTTGATCTTTTAAAGTTAGCTGGGTGGACTCGGGGTTTTGTAGCAGGAGATTTGGTAGCACTAGTAAAAGAGGCTCGTATGGTTGCTGTCAAAAGTGCCATTTACAAGAGAGTATTTGAGGATAGGGAAGAGCAGAGTTTTGACGTTTTGTTTAGAGAAAGATCCAGAAAAGCATTTTCAGATGAAGAACTGGAGAACCTCAGCTTGACCATGGGCCATTTTGTG GAAGCTGGTTCGATGGTTCAGCCTTCTGCTGAAATGGAAGGTTTTTCCACTACACCATATACAAAATGGGATGATGTTGGAGGCCTTCAATTGTTGAAATTGGAGTTTGAACGCTGTGTAGTTAAGCCTATAAAGTTTCCTCTAGTTTATCAG GCCCGTGAACTACCGAACTTTGGCGATCAGAGCGATTTGGTGGTGCAAAATATTTTCAGTTATGCAAGAACTCACCCTCCATGTATAGTTTTCTTTGATCAG TTGGACGTAATGACCTCATGTGGTGATGAAGACAGAGACAGAGACAAAGACAGAGGCAAAGGCAAAGGCGAAGGCAAAGGTGAAGACGAAGACAAAGCCGAAGACGATGACGAAGAAGACGATGATGATGGAATTGGATGGTGCGATTGGCCGTGGCCGGACTTTAGACAG CTAATATCCAAGATCGCTGGTTTTACGACGACTACGAGAGGTGTTTACGTGATTGGTGCATCAAGTAG GCCAGAGATCATGAGTCATACCCTGCCCAtcaaaaattattttgaaagtGTTGTGTATGTTCCTCTTCCTACTCCAGAAGAAAGAGGAGCAATATTGAAAGCTCTTGCTCGAGACAAGCCAATAGATGCCAATGTGGACCTGATGGCCCTAGGAAAAGATGTTGCTTGTGAAAATTTCAGCGGCGCTGATCTATGGCGATTG ATGAGAAAAGCTGCTCAGTTTGCCATTGATCGACCATCGTTGTCCTGTGGGGGTTGTGTGACCATCAAAGATGCAGATTTCAAGAGGGCGTTGGCGAAAGTCTCCCCTTCTCTCTCGTGCACG GAACTCAAGAACTGGGAGCTTCATGCGGAGAAGATACAAGTTGACTTCCCTATGtga